The Rubricoccus marinus nucleotide sequence GGGGCGCCTCTGGCGGAGCAACTCGAAGCGCTCCTGAACTGGGCCGTCCTCGCGCCGAGCGTGATGAACACCCAGCCGTGGCGGTTCGCCATCGAGAAAGAGGCGGTGTTGCTCTTTGCCGACCGCACGCGGCAGCTCACGCACGTCGATCCCGAGGGGCGAGAGCTCATCCTCTCGTGCGGGGCGGCACTGTTCACCCTGCGGCTTGCCGCGCGGCACTTCGGGTTTGCGACGGTCGTGGAGCGCATGCCGGACCCGGACCGGCCGGACCTCCTGGCGCGCGTCCGCCTGGCCGGCGCGGCGCGCGCCACGGACCACGAAGAGGCGCTGTTCCGGGCCGTCAAGCACCGGCACACCAACCGGCGCCGGTTCGCCGACACGCCGCTTCCCTCGGGGCTTCTGCGCTTTCTCCAGAACGCGGCCGAGGCGGAAGGCGCGCGCCTCACGGTTGTAGAGAAGCGCGAGGACAAAACCGAGATCGGGGCGCTCGTGGGCGAGGCCGTCCGGCTTCAGGGCGCCGACCGCGCGATGGCCGACGAACTCCACGCTTGGCTCCGCGGCAACCAGGACCCCCGCGTGGACGGCGTCCCGGACCGCGTGCAGGCGGGCCTGGACCGCGTCTCGTACCTACGCTCCGATCCC carries:
- a CDS encoding Acg family FMN-binding oxidoreductase, producing the protein MTRTSPRAATDADFPTGAPLAEQLEALLNWAVLAPSVMNTQPWRFAIEKEAVLLFADRTRQLTHVDPEGRELILSCGAALFTLRLAARHFGFATVVERMPDPDRPDLLARVRLAGAARATDHEEALFRAVKHRHTNRRRFADTPLPSGLLRFLQNAAEAEGARLTVVEKREDKTEIGALVGEAVRLQGADRAMADELHAWLRGNQDPRVDGVPDRVQAGLDRVSYLRSDPSRFARQAETLAATAPALLLLSTPDDSPLAWIRAGEALQHVLLSAALHEVSASYLNQPVEVPPLRGRLAVFAGGERPHVLFRVGFAADLGGSQRRGVSDVLTSPASP